ttaacatataaaaattcctttagaaatttcttttatcttgggcgcctgggtggctcagttggttaagcaactgccttcggctcaggtcacggtcccagagtcccgggatcgagttctgcatcaggctcccagctccacggggagtctgcttctccctctgaccttctcgcctctcatgctctctctcactgtcgctctctcaaataaataaataaaatcttaaaaaaaaaaaaaaaaagaaatttcttttatctctaaaCCCGCAAGATatgtgttggcaatcatccccaagcatatggcccaccggTATACATCTGGAgagtctcatgactaaggttttactaGACAGTAAAATGACCTTTTTCCTAataatagctagccccctcaaggtcctggaaaccttgcttccaagtTCCTTAGAGACTTAAGCTTTCCCTAACCCCCTTCCAACTAGAAAGTATATAGTGGGCCACTTTTTATGACTCCGGTGCAGGTCTTTCTGCCCCCAGGTCCTGTcgctgtgctttaataaaaccacctttttgggggcacctgggtggctcagtgggttaagcctttgccttcagctcaggtcatgatcccagggtcttgggatcaagccctgcttcaggctctctgctcaacggggagcctgcttcctcctctctctctgcctgcctctctgcctacttatgatctctgtctgtcaaataaaaaagtgaaatcttttaaaaaaaaaaaccaacaccttTTTTGCActaaagacatctcaagaattcttgtCCATTGGCTTCAAACTCTAACGTCTTTCCTACTTCACTACTGTGTGCTAGGAACTGGGCATTTCTCCACCTTATCTCAGCTAATCCTTGCAACAGCCCCATGGGGTAGATAAGAGTATTCATGCAACATGATGTTGAGgcaactgaggttcagagagctcTCTCCTAACTGATCCAGGGGCACACAGGGATGGAGCTGGGGTTTGAACACAAGATTGTTTGACTCGAGCCCAGATACGGtggtttcctttcctctctgccccagGACTTTCCTCTGCCGGGTTGTAGTCCCTCCCAGTCCTGGAGTATTGTGGGAGTTCAACGGGTCTGTCCAGAATCTGTGGCGCTGAACCAAGAGGACCAGAGAAAGGAGGTCCAAGAGACACTTTATCCGACGTCCAGCAGAGGGCGCTCCGTCACAGCCAGACTTCCAAAGCCGTTTCTCTCTGGCCCGCCCTGGGAGAGCCTGGAGATTGCCTGAGGCTCGGGGTAGCTCCCAGCGTGTACACTCCATCCTCCTGGGCTCTCCTCTAGAGATGTGCTTCCCACTGAGATGGGGATTATCCACCCAAAAGGGCCCAGGTGCAAATAAcgacccccattttacagatgaggaaactaaggctggGGGGTGGGTAGAGGAGCGCCACCCTGGGTCCCACAGGTCCCACACTAGGTCCCACCTAGTGCTGGCTCTCCTGGAGACCGAAATTGGCCAGGCTCCCACCCTCCACACGTCAGGTGACAGTGCCCTGTGGTTTGGGGGGAGCCCGTGGGACGTTTTCATACTAAGTCATCCTGAACATTGGCTCAGGTCTAGGGGCTGCTTCCCAGGGAGGTAGGGGCTCTGGAACAGGGAGCAGGAAGCAAAAAGGAGCCAGGGGATGGTCAGTCTGCCGGGTTGCCTGGCCCTCATCCCAGGTCCCATCACTTATGATAAATGAGTATGCTGGGCTGGGTTAAACATTgccctctggggcgcctgggtggattggttgttgagcatctgcctttggctcaggtcatgatcccagggtccggggattgagccccgcgtctggctccctgctcttcagggagcctgcttctccctttctctctgcccctgctcatgttccctctcttgtctgtcaaataaataaataaaaatatttaataaaataataatcaatgCCCTCTGGGGGAGTGGTGGGTCTTGCAAGGCATGTCCTCTTTGGAATCCAAgagaggaggggctcctggagaCCTCCTCCCAGGCCAACTGAGTTTCCCTGAACTCCTCTGCTCTGCACGAAAGGGACCTCTGGGAGCAGGAAGACTGCCTGCCTCTACCCAGTtccttgtgggggaggggggttggcaTGTCCCCCCCACACTCCATGCCGCAGTTCCTCCTATACAGAACCTGgccaacaggggtgcctggctggcttagtccgcagagcatgtgactctggatcttggggtcatgagttcaagccccaggttgggtacAGCGATTataagcaaatgaacaaacttctgggtgggtgggggaacgGGCCAGGAGTTGAGCCAGCATCATTGCCTGAGCCCCTCTCCCCAATGTCGGGATGAGGGTTCTGCCATGGTAACAGAACCAGCAGCTTCCAGACCTGGTCGCCCTTGGGCTCCAGCGTGGTGGCATGTGGCCTGGAACCACAAGGCTGGGCTGTCTGGGCCGCCTCGCAGCTCTCAGTGGGGCCGGTGCAGACCAGGCAGCCATGCCATCCTGCAGAGcggttttccttcccttcaaacTGGGCTGATcgatgagggagcagaagcctGGCTGAAGACACAGGAGCTGACACTCTACAACCTTCCCCCCACGACTCCCACGCCTGGGTGGGACTAGTGTGACATTCCTCCAGAAAGCTCCCaattatcttaatgttaatacctttgTAGAGGGGTAAACAACCTTGACAGTGGCAAGGCCTCTTTAGCAGTATCTTGTAGGTTCCCTTTAGCgttatcttgtaggtcctctttgatgtggggaacaaaggcagaagaaaaattattaaatttccttactactggggcacctgggtggctcagtgggttaaagcctctgcctttggctcagtcatggtctcaggggcctgagatcgagccccacatcatcgggctctctgctcagaagcctgcttccccctctctctctgcctgcctctgcctacttgtgatctctgtcaaataaataaataaaacctttaaaaaaaaaattcctttctaactacagcccattgacaagtccttgaaataggcGGAGTGACATTCCTCCAGGGACACAACTGCCTCAATGTGAAAACtctgctaagggcaaaaggcaaacCTAGTCTGATTGACACACATCCCACCCCCAGGTCTACTTTaccatataaaaattcctttggtggggcacctgagtggctcagtgggttaaagcctctgccttcagctcaggtcatgatcccagagtcctgggatccagcccagcatcgggctctctgctcagcggggagcctgcttcccttcctctctgcctacttgtgatctgtcaactaaataaataaaatcttaaaaaaaaaattcctttggaaacttccttttatCTCTAACCCCTCCAAGATACGTGTTGACATCATCCCctagcatatggcccactgatacacatctgaagggtcttaTGACTAAGACtttaaccccctcccaacttgaaaggaTCATgggccactcctcacaaccccagggcatCTCTTTCTGCTCATGGGACCGTGCTTTTCACACCATATACGTctttagaattctttcttgggGGCCAGCTccatgccccaccccacccaactTCACTTATATTCCACAACCACATCGATAACATCTCGTGTGCTAATGCAGTAGGGACAGGAAGCCAACGTCCATCATCAGGCATTTGCCCTGTGCCGGGCATTGAACTTGAACTGCTTCTCAGGTCTCATGTAATCTTCTCGGACAGCCCTCTGATAGGCTACGTGCTCTCAACCCTGCCTTGTATAGGTACATAAaccaaaggctcagagaggtcagttAACAGCACCAGGACACACAGCTCTGAACCCCATCTCTTTCTAGCTCCTGAAAGCCGTCGAGGAGCCCATGattcttccctccacctccctctctgccgcCAGCTACCATGGCACCCATCAGTCCTCCCTTGCCTCTTTCCCCCTGGTTTCGTTGATTTCTCCTCTTCTGAGTACCTAGTGTGTGCTGTGTCTCCCTGGGTTGGGAGCCGTTGGGAGGGCTGTGACTGGGTTTCTTTCAtcagcccccagctccctcccatgcaaatggaagggaaaggagggggagCCTGCGGGAGTTGGTGGCAACCTCCCCTTCCaccgcgcccctccccccccaacacacacacagaaggctggtccagaggcagcagaggcagctGCCTTTATTAGGGGCCACGTCCGGGCTGCCCTTAGTCGAAAGCCAGACACTTAATTTTCATGTCCCCATCAGCCGACAGGTACTCGATGGCCTCCAGGTTGAGGCGGTTGGGGAACTTGAAGGAGTATCCATCCGGCAGCTTGATGGTCAGGTCGGCATTATCGAAGGAGACGCACACCTGGAggatggagaggggcagggagtggcaggGGCCCTGAAGCGGGAGCCTGGCCTCTGCGGTCACAGCTGGCCTGCAGGTCCCaggacacaggctccctgggagAGGGGCTGGTGCTCACTGGCCTGAtcacagcaggggaggggagagaggggacaggggatgggagggagggcagggtgggaCCTAGGTCTGTAGCTGCTAAGGCCTGCTCTGCCAGCCACCCCTCgcccctggccccaggccccagcccaccTCCATGGGGCTCCCAGGCAGGAAGGGGAAGTTAGACTCTCGAAGCTCCTCGCCCCAGGACCCTTCGCTTCTGCTGTTACACACGATGGTGTTGACGTCCCCGTGCGCTTCAAAGCGGGGGTTGAAGTGCAGGCACAGGTTGTTGCCATCTTTGCCCAGGTTCAGGGCGAAGCTGCGGGGAGCAGGGGGCACTGAGACCTTTGCAGCCGACTGCAGTCCCCCCTCGGACTGCCCAGTCCAGGCCACCAGCTGGGGgactcactgagcagggaggaggctcTAGTTCTGGCCCTGCCgcctcctggctgtgtgaccttgagcaagtccctgcccttctctgggcctcagtctcctcatctgccCCATGGGGGCTGCCCAGGAGGAATCGCTAAGGGTCTGACTGTGCGGATGGCCAAGCCCAGACTCTTACAGACATGACTTTGTGTCCCTCTGGTCACGGACCGACAGACCTCCTCTGCACGGTGACTCTGGGAGGGCGCATGTGCTGTCTGCCTTGTGTATCTCTGTGCTCCTGGTGCCCAGCAGGACAGCCCGTGGTACTTGCTcaagagtggggggtgggggaggtggctaGCAAacccatcatcatcatccaaaACGCATTTGCTAAGTGGAGAGAAGAACAGTATGTCCCTCGGAGGGTTTGGTAGGCATGAAAAGCATAAAGCACACGATGTGTGCGGCTCTTTCTAAGATCAGCTGGTCAGCATCACGGTCACCGAGCGACCCAGCATCTCACTTTCTCCACACAACCACCTCCCCAAGCAGGGAACTGACAACTGATTGGAGCGCAGTGCAGTGCGGTGGGTTGactggtccaaggtcacacggctGCGGAGAGACTAGGCAGCTTGGAAGAAGGGCTGAAGGAGTGAAAGTTTGAGTGAGTGAAGAGGGTGGGGGCAAGAGGAGAGGACCTCCGAGGACCAGCAGGGGAGCGGCGTCCCCATTccctctcccaggcccccagggacCTCGGCTCCCGCCCacagtgggggcggggcaggcaaGGTAGAGGCCGAGGCTGCAGCTGGTTTAGCTTAGGAGGCTCCAGCGGGGAGGGATGGGGGCGACTGTAGTGGGGGCATCCAGACCCCGCGCGGAGGAAGTGACTCACCCAGAGAACGCGGCTGCCCTTAACCCTCTCGCCGCGGGAGGGAGGTGCGGGGCCTCTGTCACACAGCCAGGAGGCGGCAGGGCCAGAACTAGAGTCTCCCGGCTCAGTGAGTCCCCCAGCTGGTGGTCTGGACTGGGCAGTCTGACGGGGGACTCCACGCCCCTCCCAGAGCTGGGCCCGCTCCGCCGCCCGGCTCCGCCCGGTTCCGCAGCCCGGGCCCCTGCGGCCTGCTACCCCAACCTTCACCCTCTCACCTCTTGGCTTCGGGGGCCACCTCGCCCTGCACTCTGAGGCACTGCCCAGGTTTGAGATTCAGGTTGCTGGCGGTCAGACCCTGCAACGAGGAGACCCACCCAGCGGGGTTAGAGGACACAgtgcgggagggggaggggcgggggcgtgCCCGCCCTGGATCCTCTGGCCCCGCCCGCGGGAAGCCTGGGAAATCTGGAGCAAGTTCTAGACTCTCTTTCTCCGTGTGGTCCCGGATAAGTCCCTGCTCCCAGCCGGGTCCATTTCCTGTCTGTTACCACTGCCGAGGTTGTGGAAGGCAAGATCTAGAAGTTTTTGCCATTCAGCTTGGGGATTTTAGATTCAGAGCGGCTTGGGAGGTGAGATGATATGttccattccttcatttaatAGATGGATGGAGAGAATCGGACTCAGAATGAGTGACACTGCGACTCGGTGGCAAAGAAAGGCACCTGGGTCGGCCCCCCTGCTGGAGAAGAGGCAACCCGGGGCTGGGAGATCCCCCACCATCCCCTTCAAGCCCCTCCGTACAGAAAGGCGCAGGGGCTGGAGAGGAGACCCCTAAGGGGCGCAGCCAGGCTCCTGTGCAGAAGGAAGAGTGAGTGGCCAAGGGCCAGACTCGGTAGCCCGGCCAGCTCAGCAATATCAAGACTGACCGCACAGGCTAACTGGTGTAAGTGGTTCCTTCTGCTACAAACTTGAACCCCTTTCCTTGGGGCCTGCAGAAGATTCTagcctccttctcttccctttagcACCCCATCTGCAGGCATGGGgaatgtgtgtgtggagggggatgGGAATTACCCAGCCCCCACCTGACTACCCTGCACAGAACCACCCTCCACCCACTAACCCAAGCAGGCGCCCTCTCGGGCAGCCGGTCTCAAATCTTGGCGACTTTTCAGAGCTCTCTAGAGCAGAGGATGACTCTGCCCTGGCCCAGTGACTGGGGACAGCTGCAgggggggaagggacaggaggcTCTCTGGGGtgaaggaggggggaagggacagCAGGCTGGGTGTCATCAAAGTCAACACCCCACCAGTTTGCCACACCCTTCTCTCTCCCGGTATCGGAGTGCTGCAGACTGTCAAACCCTGGCGGAAATAACTGTGCTGTCAGACCCCGGAGGAACTCAGATAATTCTTAGGCCAGGAAGGGCCTTTAGGGGCCATGGCgcccacccccattttacagacgaggccACTGAGGCACAGCAAAGAGAAGGTACTCGGTCAAAGCCACACCCCAGGGACTAAAACTCAGATCTTCATCTaccccccctctcccccagctgtcTGCCCCCCCACCATCCCTGGGCATTGGGACGGGATCCCCACACTCACACAAGCCATGACTGAGGACCAGAGGATGTTCCCGCGGAATGCCTGCCACACCAGCTGTCTCAAGACTCAAGGGGAGAGGTGGGATCCTGGGCCGCTCCCACCCTTTTAACGGGACCGGGCTCCGGTAAGTCCCGCCCCCTAGAATCCCAGCCAATTGTAAGGCAGGACAGGGATGGGGGCCCACTGGAGGCGGGGTCAATGGAATTTTGAAGACTTTCTGGAGCAGAGGTGACCAATCAGAGTGGCAAGCCCCCCCCCACCGTCTTCCTTAACCACTCCCCCAGGGTCCAGGCTCCACCTTCCATTCCCcttcatccctccccacccccaccaaaaaaattgtGCTGTGGcagggattgggggtggggggagccagtGGAAAATAGTTTGAGGATGAGTTAGGCACTAGAGTTGGCGGGAAGGGGGCCTAGGGCCAGCAGGCCGAGCTCAGGGGCTACCCAGAGAAGATGGCTGAAGGGATCCAGGGTCCCTCAGCGGATTAGAACTGGGGTTCATCTGGCTGCTCCCTGCAGGGACCAGGGCGTGGCCTGCACTGCAGGCCTCTGCAGAGGGCCCGGGACCTTGAACCACAAGGCCCTGGCCCCACCCGGGCCTCCCCGGAAGCTGGGATTGTGGCCGCTGCTGGCGCTCCTCATTTAGCGCTAAAGAAAGCCTGGGCCGGGTGCCAGGCCTCAGGCTTCATGCCTCAGCCCTCCTGAGGGGCCTGCTGCGGAGCCTCCAAGGGCTCCTGCCTGACAGCGTCAGGCCTGAGTCAGGCCTGAGAGGGGGCCCCGGGGTGGGCCAGGCCAGGAGGGGTTGGGTGTCTGGCTcttgcccccttcccttccactcttCTT
This genomic interval from Mustela erminea isolate mMusErm1 chromosome 6, mMusErm1.Pri, whole genome shotgun sequence contains the following:
- the LGALS1 gene encoding galectin-1 is translated as MACGLTASNLNLKPGQCLRVQGEVAPEAKSFALNLGKDGNNLCLHFNPRFEAHGDVNTIVCNSRSEGSWGEELRESNFPFLPGSPMEVCVSFDNADLTIKLPDGYSFKFPNRLNLEAIEYLSADGDMKIKCLAFD